Proteins encoded in a region of the Devosia sp. RR2S18 genome:
- the guaA gene encoding glutamine-hydrolyzing GMP synthase translates to MQSPDIADHPHSILIVDFGSQVTQLIARRIRETGVYCEIHPFQHAGEAFTALQPKGVVLSGSPASTLDENAPSIDPVILEAGVPILGICYGQQALCMALGGKVEAGHHREFGRSDLKVQKASALFEGVWELGTEHQVWMSHGDRVVSIPDGFEVVGTSAGAPFAMIADEERRIWAVQFHPEVVHTPDGAKLYANFVHKICGIEATWTMAAYRQMMVEKIRAQVGSGKVICGLSGGVDSSVAAVLIHEAIGDQLTCIYVDHGLMRLNESEQVVSMFRDQYNIPLVHVDASRLFLSELEGQSDPETKRKIIGRLFIETFEAEAKKLGGAEFLAQGTLYPDVIESVSFSGGPSVTIKSHHNVGGLPERMNMQLVEPLRELFKDEVRALGRELGLPDSFIGRHPFPGPGLAIRCPGGITPEKLDILRQADAIYLDEIRKSGQYDKIWQAFAVLLPVQTVGVMGDGRTYEFVCALRAVTSVDGMTADFYQFDMNFLGRTATRIINEVRGINRVVYDVTSKPPGTIEWE, encoded by the coding sequence ATGCAAAGCCCAGACATCGCCGATCACCCGCATTCGATCCTCATCGTCGATTTCGGTTCGCAGGTCACCCAGTTGATCGCGCGCCGCATTCGCGAGACAGGCGTCTATTGCGAGATCCACCCCTTCCAGCATGCCGGTGAAGCCTTCACAGCGCTGCAGCCGAAGGGTGTAGTTCTCTCTGGAAGCCCGGCTTCCACCCTGGACGAGAATGCACCCAGCATCGATCCGGTGATCCTTGAAGCCGGGGTACCGATCCTGGGCATTTGTTATGGCCAGCAGGCGCTTTGCATGGCGCTGGGGGGCAAAGTGGAAGCAGGCCATCACCGTGAGTTCGGCCGGTCCGATCTCAAGGTGCAAAAAGCTTCCGCGCTTTTCGAAGGCGTGTGGGAGCTCGGCACCGAGCACCAGGTCTGGATGAGCCATGGCGACCGCGTCGTCTCCATTCCCGACGGCTTTGAGGTTGTCGGCACGTCGGCCGGCGCGCCCTTCGCCATGATCGCCGATGAGGAGCGGCGCATCTGGGCGGTACAGTTCCACCCCGAGGTGGTCCACACCCCCGATGGCGCCAAGCTCTACGCCAATTTCGTCCACAAGATCTGCGGCATCGAAGCGACCTGGACCATGGCCGCCTATCGCCAGATGATGGTCGAGAAGATCCGGGCCCAGGTCGGTTCGGGCAAGGTCATCTGCGGCCTCTCCGGCGGGGTCGATTCTTCGGTTGCGGCCGTCCTCATCCACGAGGCCATCGGCGACCAGCTCACCTGCATTTATGTCGACCATGGCTTGATGCGGCTCAATGAGAGCGAGCAGGTCGTTTCCATGTTCCGCGATCAGTACAACATTCCGCTGGTGCATGTGGACGCCTCGCGGCTCTTCCTCAGCGAGCTGGAGGGGCAGTCCGACCCCGAGACCAAGCGCAAGATCATCGGCCGGCTGTTCATCGAGACTTTCGAGGCCGAAGCCAAAAAACTCGGCGGCGCCGAATTCCTCGCGCAGGGCACGCTCTATCCCGATGTGATTGAGTCCGTCTCTTTCTCTGGTGGTCCGTCAGTCACCATCAAGTCCCACCACAACGTCGGTGGCTTGCCCGAACGCATGAACATGCAACTGGTCGAGCCGCTGCGTGAGCTCTTCAAGGACGAAGTCCGCGCCCTCGGTCGCGAGCTCGGCCTGCCCGATAGCTTCATCGGTCGTCACCCCTTCCCAGGGCCAGGCCTTGCGATCCGCTGCCCCGGCGGCATCACGCCGGAAAAACTCGACATTCTGCGCCAGGCCGACGCCATTTACCTCGATGAAATCCGCAAGTCTGGTCAGTACGACAAGATCTGGCAGGCATTCGCCGTGCTCCTGCCGGTGCAGACCGTAGGCGTCATGGGTGATGGCCGTACCTATGAGTTCGTCTGCGCGCTTCGGGCTGTCACCTCGGTAGATGGCATGACCGCCGACTTCTACCAGTTTGACATGAACTTCCTGGGCCGCACCGCTACCCGCATCATCAACGAAGTGCGTGGTATCAACCGGGTCGTCTACGACGTGACCAGCAAGCCGCCCGGCACCATCGAGTGGGAATGA
- a CDS encoding TspO/MBR family protein, with product MAAASAVDYKTPRSWLVLSAFLVVVIGVGALIGTQTSPGTWYQNLEKPPFNPPNWVFGPVWFTLYAMIAVAGWRIFMIDASSTAMKLWFAQMVVNWTWSPVFFIGEMLWLALAVILIMIALIIGFIVSAGKLDKLAAWLFVPYAAWVGFATLLNASLAILN from the coding sequence ATGGCTGCTGCCTCCGCCGTCGACTACAAGACGCCCCGTTCTTGGCTTGTCCTCTCCGCCTTCCTCGTGGTGGTGATCGGCGTCGGCGCGCTGATCGGCACCCAGACTTCCCCCGGTACCTGGTATCAGAATCTAGAAAAGCCCCCCTTTAATCCACCGAATTGGGTGTTTGGGCCGGTCTGGTTCACGCTCTACGCGATGATCGCCGTGGCCGGCTGGCGCATCTTCATGATCGACGCGAGTTCCACCGCTATGAAGCTCTGGTTTGCGCAGATGGTGGTGAACTGGACCTGGTCTCCGGTGTTCTTCATCGGCGAAATGCTTTGGCTCGCCTTGGCGGTCATTCTCATCATGATTGCGCTCATCATCGGCTTCATTGTCAGTGCTGGGAAGCTCGACAAGCTCGCCGCCTGGCTCTTCGTGCCCTATGCTGCGTGGGTGGGCTTTGCGACCCTGCTTAACGCCTCCCTCGCCATTCTCAACTGA
- a CDS encoding MAPEG family protein — MPLTAKLLVLAIAAQVLLTIAILAMMGRERVPRVMSGEVDVKDIAVDRSAYPLRARLLSNSFDNQFQLPVLFYVAVLVTLWAGAMGWVEVVLAWLFVALRYVHAAIHVTSNRVFRRFSAYVAGLAVLTLLWLWLVGRVLFV; from the coding sequence ATGCCCCTTACTGCCAAGCTCCTCGTGCTTGCAATCGCCGCCCAAGTTCTGCTGACGATCGCAATCCTCGCCATGATGGGGCGGGAACGCGTGCCCCGCGTGATGTCCGGAGAGGTCGACGTCAAGGATATCGCGGTGGATCGCTCCGCCTACCCACTCCGCGCGCGCCTCCTGTCGAACAGTTTCGACAACCAGTTCCAGCTGCCTGTGCTGTTCTATGTTGCCGTTCTGGTGACGCTCTGGGCCGGCGCGATGGGCTGGGTTGAAGTCGTTCTCGCCTGGCTCTTCGTCGCCCTCCGCTATGTCCATGCCGCCATTCACGTGACCAGCAATCGGGTCTTCCGCCGCTTCAGCGCCTATGTCGCCGGCCTTGCGGTATTGACCCTGCTCTGGCTATGGCTCGTTGGACGCGTCCTTTTTGTTTGA
- a CDS encoding Ppx/GppA phosphatase family protein gives MTDSDRSAAVLSSPDEPAIRIPAGSGRPGGAGGSRPQVTAEKRTPAATTPPRKHRGPLYAALDLGTNNCRLLIARPHDHGFRVLDGFTRIVRLGEGVSVTGRLSDAAMDRTMEALRQCRNKLREHQPARMRLIATEACRAAENGPAFLERVNEELGIELEIVDRRTEAELAVTGCADLIEGAAQGALMFDIGGGSSELAWLDFRGGRPKSQGRMSASIRSWQSLPVGVVSIAEKFGGINVTPEVFEAMVAHVAEHLKQFRGREKLRQMIGTHPVHLIGTSGTVTTLAGLHLGLERYERQKVDGLWMKRIEVDETMRVLLGMPFERRVAHPCIGKDRADLVLPGCAIFEAIRREWPTERVRVADRGLREGILISLIDADRGRRPSRYPRRNSNGG, from the coding sequence GTGACCGATTCTGATCGGTCCGCCGCCGTGCTTTCGTCGCCAGACGAGCCGGCGATCCGTATCCCTGCAGGCTCCGGCCGGCCGGGAGGGGCAGGGGGCTCACGGCCCCAGGTCACAGCGGAAAAGCGGACCCCCGCCGCCACCACTCCCCCTCGCAAGCATCGCGGCCCGCTTTATGCCGCGCTCGATCTCGGCACCAACAATTGCCGTCTCCTCATCGCCCGGCCGCATGACCATGGCTTCCGTGTGCTGGATGGCTTCACACGCATCGTCCGGCTGGGTGAAGGCGTATCGGTTACCGGCAGATTGTCGGACGCCGCGATGGACCGCACCATGGAGGCGCTGCGCCAGTGTCGCAACAAGCTGCGCGAGCATCAACCTGCGCGCATGCGCCTGATCGCGACCGAGGCCTGTCGGGCTGCCGAGAACGGTCCGGCGTTTCTGGAGCGGGTGAACGAAGAGCTGGGGATCGAGCTCGAAATCGTCGACCGCCGTACCGAGGCGGAACTGGCCGTGACCGGCTGTGCTGACCTTATCGAGGGCGCGGCGCAGGGCGCGCTGATGTTCGATATTGGCGGTGGGTCGTCGGAACTGGCTTGGCTCGATTTCAGGGGCGGTCGGCCCAAATCGCAGGGCCGCATGTCAGCGTCCATCCGCTCCTGGCAATCGCTGCCGGTGGGGGTGGTCTCGATCGCTGAAAAGTTCGGCGGGATCAATGTCACGCCCGAAGTGTTCGAGGCTATGGTGGCGCACGTTGCCGAGCACCTCAAGCAGTTCCGTGGGCGCGAAAAGCTGCGCCAGATGATCGGCACCCATCCGGTGCACCTGATCGGGACCTCGGGTACGGTGACGACATTGGCGGGGCTGCATCTCGGTCTCGAGCGGTACGAACGGCAAAAGGTCGACGGGCTCTGGATGAAGCGCATCGAGGTCGATGAGACCATGCGGGTGCTGCTTGGCATGCCGTTCGAGCGGCGCGTCGCCCATCCCTGCATCGGCAAGGACCGCGCCGATCTGGTGCTGCCCGGTTGCGCCATCTTCGAGGCGATCCGTCGCGAATGGCCGACCGAGCGGGTGCGGGTGGCCGACCGGGGCTTGCGCGAGGGCATCCTGATCTCGCTGATTGATGCCGATCGGGGGCGTCGACCCTCACGCTACCCGCGGAGGAACAGCAATGGTGGATAA
- a CDS encoding VOC family protein — translation MPPVLRIDTIFVPAIDTSAAAEWYRRLFDMVEIFRSAQHIGLRFAGAPSTSTALTLIPVERIDPNTHVAFNFYAPDPEALRESLVAAGSEVTPINTNGAMRWFDFTDFSGNRINVCHFPGKQ, via the coding sequence ATGCCACCCGTCCTGCGCATCGACACCATCTTCGTGCCTGCTATCGACACCAGCGCTGCTGCCGAGTGGTATCGCCGGCTCTTTGACATGGTGGAGATATTTCGCTCGGCTCAGCACATCGGCCTTCGGTTCGCGGGCGCTCCGTCAACGAGCACTGCCCTGACCTTGATCCCGGTGGAGCGAATCGACCCAAACACCCACGTGGCGTTCAACTTCTACGCTCCCGATCCCGAGGCGCTCCGCGAGAGCCTTGTTGCGGCAGGATCGGAGGTAACACCGATCAACACCAACGGAGCCATGCGCTGGTTTGACTTCACCGACTTCAGCGGCAACCGCATCAATGTCTGCCATTTTCCAGGAAAACAGTGA
- a CDS encoding RsmB/NOP family class I SAM-dependent RNA methyltransferase has product MRLPGRLAAAIAVLADVESRKRPVSEALKAWGLNNRFAGAGDRAAIGNLVYDALRRRASHAFAMGDDSPRALVLAVAVRDWKEDPASLNETFKEDDHAPAPLSDEEVERLSSDPATAPDYVRADVPEWLAPSLARGLGENWVAEGQGMSGRPSLDLRVNTLKSTRERVVKSLARFDPAEASISPNGLTMPAGPRDARTPNVTTDEGYQKGWFEVQDQGSQIVAALANARPGEQALDLCAGAGGKTLALAAAMDNRGQIFAYDSDRSRLAPIYERLKRNGARNVQVRAPEAGALDDLRGKMDRVVIDAPCSGTGTWRRRPDTKWKLTSDLLAQRVADQAAVLAEGQTYVKLGGTLIYITCSILPEENDDQIAAFKSAYPAFEDVPAAQLWDAAFGTLLPEGLVSTGGGLTLTPHRTATDGFYFHALRRTG; this is encoded by the coding sequence ATGCGTCTCCCCGGTCGTCTGGCCGCCGCCATTGCAGTCCTTGCGGATGTGGAATCGCGCAAGCGCCCGGTTTCTGAAGCCCTCAAGGCCTGGGGGCTCAACAACCGTTTCGCCGGCGCGGGCGATCGCGCAGCTATCGGCAATTTGGTCTATGATGCCCTCCGCCGACGCGCCTCCCATGCCTTTGCGATGGGCGATGATAGCCCGCGCGCTCTGGTACTCGCCGTCGCGGTTCGCGATTGGAAGGAAGACCCTGCTTCTCTGAACGAAACCTTTAAGGAGGATGACCACGCTCCGGCTCCCCTGAGCGACGAAGAAGTCGAGCGCCTGTCATCTGATCCCGCGACCGCGCCCGACTACGTCCGGGCCGATGTTCCCGAATGGCTCGCACCATCTCTCGCCCGTGGCCTGGGCGAAAATTGGGTTGCAGAAGGGCAGGGCATGTCCGGCAGGCCCTCCCTGGACCTCCGCGTAAACACGCTGAAATCCACGCGCGAGCGGGTCGTGAAGTCGCTGGCGCGCTTTGATCCGGCGGAGGCCTCCATCTCACCCAACGGCCTCACCATGCCTGCAGGCCCGCGCGATGCGCGCACCCCCAATGTGACGACCGACGAAGGCTATCAGAAGGGCTGGTTCGAGGTGCAGGACCAGGGCAGCCAGATTGTGGCCGCGCTGGCAAATGCCCGTCCCGGTGAACAGGCGCTGGACCTTTGCGCCGGCGCGGGTGGCAAGACGCTGGCGCTTGCCGCTGCCATGGATAATCGCGGTCAGATATTCGCCTATGACAGCGACCGCAGCCGCCTTGCGCCCATTTACGAGCGCCTTAAGCGCAATGGCGCGCGTAACGTTCAGGTCCGTGCCCCCGAAGCCGGCGCGCTAGACGATCTTCGCGGTAAGATGGATCGCGTCGTTATCGATGCGCCATGCAGCGGCACCGGCACTTGGCGTCGTCGGCCCGATACCAAGTGGAAGCTAACGTCGGATTTGCTGGCGCAGCGCGTTGCAGATCAAGCCGCGGTGCTGGCAGAAGGGCAAACCTATGTGAAGCTCGGCGGCACGCTTATCTACATCACCTGCTCCATCCTCCCCGAGGAGAATGATGACCAGATCGCTGCCTTCAAGTCCGCCTATCCAGCGTTTGAGGACGTCCCGGCAGCCCAACTGTGGGACGCCGCATTTGGCACCCTGCTCCCAGAAGGGCTTGTCTCCACGGGCGGCGGGCTGACGCTGACGCCGCACCGGACAGCTACGGACGGCTTTTACTTTCACGCGCTACGTCGCACCGGCTGA
- a CDS encoding DUF1801 domain-containing protein has product MTAGPSELIDARIAALTDWRGEVLAQIRRLILEADPAVEEEWKWDKPVWSRSGIICTGEVYKKVVKTTFAKGAAVADPAHLFNSSLEGNTRRAIDFPEGAEINQEAFKELIRAAITLNLSRPAKTHTKGEVR; this is encoded by the coding sequence ATGACAGCGGGTCCATCCGAACTGATCGACGCCAGGATTGCTGCTCTAACCGACTGGCGCGGGGAGGTCCTCGCGCAGATCCGCCGACTGATCCTTGAGGCCGATCCTGCCGTGGAGGAAGAGTGGAAATGGGACAAGCCCGTGTGGTCCCGCAGCGGCATTATCTGCACCGGCGAAGTTTATAAGAAGGTCGTAAAAACCACCTTCGCAAAGGGTGCCGCCGTGGCGGATCCGGCACACCTCTTCAACTCCAGCCTGGAAGGCAATACGCGACGCGCTATCGATTTCCCGGAAGGTGCGGAGATAAACCAAGAGGCGTTCAAGGAACTGATCCGCGCAGCGATTACGCTCAATCTTTCTCGACCAGCCAAGACCCACACCAAGGGAGAGGTTCGATGA
- a CDS encoding RlmE family RNA methyltransferase, with amino-acid sequence MVDKALGTGGRKSDKDLKIRVKSAKGRKVSSTKWLERQLNDPYVARARAEGYRSRAAFKIKEMDDKHKLFRKGMRVVDLGAAPGGWSQVAAKATGSTVANPLIVGIDYLEMDPIPGVILLQKDFTENDAPAMLIEAMGGKKADLVMSDMAWPTTGHRATDHIRIVQLIEIAADFALDVLAPGGIFVAKVFQGGTEHELLHMLKRHFKSTFHAKPPSSRSDSAEAYLIAKGFKGRTDEPAEEIED; translated from the coding sequence ATGGTGGATAAGGCTCTCGGCACCGGCGGGCGTAAGTCCGACAAGGACCTCAAGATCCGCGTCAAATCTGCCAAGGGCCGCAAGGTCTCCTCGACCAAATGGCTCGAGCGGCAACTCAATGATCCCTATGTCGCCCGTGCTCGGGCGGAGGGCTACCGCTCGCGGGCTGCCTTCAAGATCAAGGAGATGGACGACAAGCATAAGCTCTTTCGCAAGGGCATGCGGGTTGTCGATTTGGGCGCCGCGCCGGGGGGCTGGTCGCAAGTTGCCGCCAAGGCGACCGGCTCGACCGTGGCCAATCCTCTGATCGTGGGCATCGATTATCTCGAGATGGATCCGATCCCCGGCGTCATCCTGCTCCAGAAGGATTTCACCGAGAACGATGCGCCCGCCATGCTGATCGAAGCTATGGGCGGCAAGAAGGCCGATCTCGTTATGTCCGACATGGCCTGGCCAACCACTGGCCACCGCGCCACCGATCACATCCGCATCGTGCAACTGATCGAGATTGCTGCCGACTTCGCGCTCGACGTGCTGGCGCCCGGCGGGATCTTCGTTGCAAAGGTGTTCCAGGGCGGCACCGAACATGAACTGCTCCACATGCTCAAGCGTCACTTCAAGAGCACTTTCCACGCCAAGCCACCCTCCAGCCGCAGCGATTCTGCCGAGGCCTACTTGATCGCCAAGGGCTTCAAGGGACGGACTGACGAACCAGCGGAAGAGATAGAGGATTGA
- a CDS encoding ArsR/SmtB family transcription factor: MQEHQDLLFRSLADPTRRSLFERLCREGEQTVGALTTFAGVAQPTVSKHLAVLKQAGLVRDRHEGRQTHYTADARGLSPLLDWTREMAGFWENRFDSLEDLLKRMDQ; the protein is encoded by the coding sequence ATGCAAGAACACCAGGATCTGCTTTTTCGATCCCTTGCGGACCCCACGCGTCGATCACTGTTCGAGCGACTCTGTCGCGAGGGGGAGCAGACGGTGGGTGCTCTCACCACCTTCGCCGGCGTCGCCCAGCCCACCGTTTCCAAGCACCTTGCCGTCCTCAAACAAGCGGGGCTGGTTCGGGATCGTCATGAGGGCCGCCAAACGCACTACACGGCCGATGCCAGGGGCCTCTCCCCGCTACTCGACTGGACGCGCGAAATGGCTGGCTTCTGGGAGAACCGCTTCGACAGTTTGGAAGACCTGCTCAAGAGGATGGATCAATGA
- a CDS encoding DUF1801 domain-containing protein codes for MAENEWKAPARVVLLSGGNPQIPKGYGQAPIDAYIAAAPGWKSPLVRRIDQLVTCTVPGVRKAVKWNSPLYGVEQDHYFLGYHCFDKYLKVTFMQGASLSPQPPGPSKQKAVRYLDIFENDELDEAQFTDWVVQASRLPGEKM; via the coding sequence ATGGCTGAGAACGAGTGGAAAGCGCCCGCCCGGGTGGTGCTGCTCTCAGGCGGCAACCCGCAGATTCCTAAAGGCTATGGACAGGCGCCGATCGACGCCTACATCGCCGCTGCGCCGGGTTGGAAAAGCCCCCTGGTTCGCCGCATCGACCAGCTCGTCACTTGCACCGTTCCTGGGGTCCGCAAAGCGGTGAAGTGGAACTCGCCGCTCTACGGGGTAGAGCAGGATCATTATTTCCTCGGCTACCACTGCTTCGACAAATACCTCAAGGTCACCTTCATGCAAGGGGCCTCTCTAAGTCCGCAGCCGCCCGGGCCCTCCAAGCAGAAGGCGGTTCGTTACCTCGATATCTTTGAGAACGACGAACTCGACGAGGCCCAGTTTACCGATTGGGTCGTTCAGGCCAGCCGCCTGCCAGGCGAGAAGATGTGA
- a CDS encoding SRPBCC family protein: protein MTELRTAIVEREFAYPPEKLWRALTQPHLIEEWLMKNNFALELGHKFQLRGEWGGTLDCEVLAIEPNRVLSYSWNFASDDPAYALESVVTLTLTPTATGTHLRMEQSGFRPDQKQAYGGAHAGWKGFLDQLEEVAERA from the coding sequence ATGACCGAACTTCGTACGGCGATTGTCGAACGGGAATTCGCCTATCCCCCCGAGAAGCTCTGGCGCGCCCTGACCCAGCCGCACCTGATCGAGGAGTGGCTGATGAAGAATAACTTTGCGCTGGAGCTCGGTCACAAGTTCCAGTTGCGCGGCGAGTGGGGTGGCACGCTCGACTGTGAGGTGCTCGCCATCGAGCCCAACCGGGTGCTCTCCTATAGCTGGAACTTTGCCAGCGATGATCCCGCCTATGCGCTCGAGAGTGTCGTTACCCTGACCTTAACGCCGACCGCCACCGGGACGCATCTGCGGATGGAGCAATCGGGCTTCCGCCCAGACCAGAAGCAGGCCTATGGCGGCGCACATGCCGGTTGGAAGGGGTTTCTCGACCAGCTGGAAGAGGTGGCAGAGCGGGCTTGA
- a CDS encoding MFS transporter — protein MILAVALFMEQMDSTVIATSLPAIAADIGTDPIALKLALTAYFVALAIFIPISGWMADRFGAKNIFRIAIFVFMLGSLACSFASSLESFVLSRFFQGIGSSMMTPVGRLLLVRATPRNELVAALAWLTVPALLGPLSGPLIGGFLTTYLSWHWIFWINIPIGIAGIILSSIYLKVPEIRSPRPIDLPGFFLAGVAFAGCVFGLSVVSLPALPLAYGYMTLGTGVLSGILYLLHARRTAFPLLDPALLRHRLFRSAITGGSIFRIGVGAMPFLLPLMLQLGFGLNPFQSGAITFVAAIGAIMSKFMAERIYARFGFPRVLGTAAVVGGLLIGAQGLFTATTPVPIMMAVLLVGGVLRSVFFTGSNAIAYADVDDEEAAQGTAIVAVAQQLSIAFGVAVAGAILEISTHTHGGGLTLWDFRIAFFTVGGLSALAGLVYFALPANAGSNVSGHRAIEHQEERA, from the coding sequence CTGATCCTGGCGGTCGCCCTCTTCATGGAACAGATGGACTCGACTGTCATCGCCACTTCGCTGCCGGCAATTGCGGCCGATATCGGCACCGATCCGATCGCGCTCAAGCTGGCGCTGACCGCCTACTTCGTGGCGCTGGCCATCTTCATTCCCATCAGCGGATGGATGGCGGACCGGTTCGGCGCCAAGAACATCTTTCGCATCGCCATCTTCGTATTCATGCTGGGCTCGCTGGCCTGCTCCTTCGCCTCCTCGCTGGAGAGCTTCGTGCTGTCCCGGTTCTTCCAAGGCATCGGTTCATCGATGATGACGCCCGTCGGGCGTCTCTTGCTAGTCCGGGCGACACCGCGCAACGAGCTTGTTGCAGCGCTTGCGTGGCTGACAGTGCCGGCGCTGCTGGGGCCGCTCTCGGGGCCGCTGATCGGCGGTTTTCTTACTACTTACCTCAGCTGGCACTGGATCTTTTGGATCAACATACCCATCGGCATTGCAGGGATCATTCTGTCGAGCATCTATCTCAAGGTGCCCGAAATACGCAGCCCGCGGCCTATTGATCTCCCCGGTTTCTTTTTGGCCGGAGTGGCGTTTGCCGGCTGCGTCTTCGGCCTCTCGGTCGTGAGCCTTCCCGCGCTGCCGCTCGCCTATGGCTACATGACATTGGGCACCGGCGTCCTCTCGGGCATTCTCTACCTGCTGCACGCCCGACGCACTGCGTTTCCGCTGCTCGACCCAGCGCTGCTGCGGCACCGCCTGTTCCGCAGTGCCATCACCGGCGGCTCCATATTCCGCATCGGCGTGGGGGCGATGCCCTTCCTCCTGCCCTTGATGTTGCAGCTCGGCTTTGGGCTGAACCCCTTTCAGTCTGGCGCCATCACCTTTGTGGCCGCTATCGGTGCGATCATGAGCAAGTTCATGGCCGAGCGCATCTATGCCCGCTTCGGCTTTCCGCGTGTGCTGGGCACTGCTGCTGTTGTGGGCGGCCTCTTGATCGGAGCGCAAGGGCTGTTCACCGCCACGACTCCGGTGCCGATCATGATGGCTGTGCTGCTGGTCGGCGGGGTCCTGCGGTCCGTATTCTTCACCGGTTCCAACGCTATAGCCTATGCCGATGTGGACGACGAAGAGGCCGCTCAGGGCACGGCAATCGTTGCCGTGGCGCAGCAGCTCTCCATCGCCTTTGGGGTCGCCGTCGCGGGCGCCATTCTCGAGATCAGCACGCATACCCATGGCGGTGGCCTGACGCTGTGGGACTTCCGCATCGCCTTTTTCACCGTCGGCGGGCTCAGCGCGCTGGCGGGCCTCGTTTATTTCGCGCTGCCGGCAAATGCCGGCAGCAATGTCTCGGGTCATCGTGCCATCGAGCATCAGGAGGAGCGAGCATGA
- the guaB gene encoding IMP dehydrogenase — MAKIITTITGDAALTFDDVLLQPARSDILPTDTDISTYVTKDIALNLPILSSAMDTVTESAMAIAMAQAGGLGVIHKNLTAAEQAEEVRQVKSFESGMVVNPITIGPDATLADALALMQNHRISGIPVVENGGTGGRATGKLVGILTNRDVRFASHPAQPIRELMTFEKLVTVREGVSKDEAKVLLHRHRIEKLLVVDEDYRCIGLITVKDIEKAQLNPHAVKDEQGRLRVAAASTVGDQGFERSMQLIEAGVDLLVIDTAHGHSVRVAEAVERVKRESNSTRIVAGNVATAEATKALIDAGADSIKVGIGPGSICTTRVVAGVGVPQLAAVMSCAEEGAKQGVPVIADGGIKFSGDMAKALAGGASCVMVGSLLAGTDEAPGEVYLYQGRSYKSYRGMGSVGAMGSGSADRYFQQDVRDQMKLVPEGIEGQVPYKGAVGAVLHQLAGGLRASMGYTGAHTLKDFRENATFVKISGAALNESHVHDVTITREAPNYRSAR; from the coding sequence TTGGCGAAGATTATTACCACCATCACCGGCGATGCGGCACTCACCTTCGACGACGTGCTCTTGCAGCCAGCACGCTCCGATATCCTGCCGACCGACACCGACATTTCAACCTATGTCACCAAGGACATAGCGCTCAATCTTCCCATCCTTTCGTCGGCTATGGACACGGTCACCGAGAGCGCAATGGCCATTGCCATGGCCCAGGCCGGCGGCTTGGGCGTCATTCACAAGAACCTCACCGCTGCCGAACAGGCCGAAGAGGTGCGCCAGGTCAAAAGCTTCGAGTCGGGCATGGTGGTGAATCCCATCACCATCGGACCCGACGCGACGCTTGCCGATGCCTTGGCGCTGATGCAGAACCATCGCATTTCCGGCATTCCCGTGGTCGAAAACGGCGGCACTGGCGGGCGCGCCACTGGCAAGCTCGTGGGTATTCTCACCAACCGGGACGTGCGCTTCGCCTCGCATCCAGCCCAGCCCATCCGCGAACTGATGACGTTCGAGAAGCTCGTCACCGTACGCGAGGGCGTCTCCAAGGATGAAGCCAAGGTGCTGCTGCACCGCCACCGCATCGAGAAGCTCCTGGTCGTGGACGAGGACTACCGCTGTATCGGTCTCATCACCGTCAAGGATATCGAGAAGGCGCAGCTCAATCCGCATGCCGTCAAGGACGAGCAGGGGCGGCTGCGCGTTGCCGCTGCGTCTACCGTGGGTGATCAGGGCTTTGAGCGCTCCATGCAGTTGATCGAGGCCGGTGTCGACCTCCTCGTGATCGACACCGCGCACGGTCACTCCGTACGGGTTGCCGAGGCGGTGGAGCGCGTCAAGCGCGAGAGCAATTCCACCCGTATCGTCGCCGGCAATGTCGCGACAGCTGAAGCTACCAAGGCGCTGATTGACGCCGGCGCGGATTCCATCAAGGTCGGGATCGGCCCAGGCTCGATTTGCACCACACGCGTGGTGGCCGGCGTCGGTGTGCCGCAACTGGCAGCAGTGATGTCCTGTGCCGAGGAGGGCGCCAAGCAGGGCGTTCCGGTGATTGCCGATGGCGGCATCAAGTTTTCGGGCGACATGGCCAAAGCCCTCGCCGGCGGCGCCTCCTGTGTGATGGTCGGCTCGCTTTTGGCCGGCACCGATGAAGCTCCTGGCGAGGTCTACCTGTATCAGGGTCGCTCCTACAAATCGTACCGAGGCATGGGCTCCGTGGGTGCCATGGGGTCCGGCTCGGCCGACCGCTACTTCCAGCAGGACGTACGCGATCAGATGAAGCTCGTACCAGAAGGCATCGAAGGCCAGGTGCCCTATAAAGGCGCGGTTGGGGCAGTGCTGCACCAGCTTGCTGGAGGCTTGCGTGCCTCCATGGGCTATACCGGAGCCCATACCCTCAAAGACTTCCGCGAGAACGCCACCTTCGTGAAGATTTCCGGCGCTGCGCTCAACGAGAGCCACGTCCACGACGTGACCATCACCCGGGAAGCGCCAAACTACCGAAGCGCCCGCTAA